A single Bosea sp. PAMC 26642 DNA region contains:
- a CDS encoding DNA polymerase IV, with protein sequence MSGREASSRLPTLCRDCLTDHGADELAPRRCSHCGSPRLLRHPERDALSLAHIDCDAFYAAIEKRDDPSLLDKPLIIGGAKRGVVSTACYIARTFGVRSAMPMFKALKACPDAVVVKPNMAKYVAVGRQVRQLMQELTPLVEPISIDEAFLDLSGTQLLHHASPALTLARFARRIENEIGITVSVGLSYAKFLAKVASDMDKPRGFSIIGRGEAVTFLAGKPVNLIPGIGQATAAKLAEAGFRLIGDLRTAQPEALFRLAGKDGPRLRNLANGIDARKVTPERETKSVSSETTLDIDLSRFEELEPVLWRLCEKTSKRLKAQQLAGRTITLKLKTAEFHSITRATRLPEPTQLAGRLFAAGRDLLRRECTGQRYRLIGIGASDFSGPEEADHGDLADVATPRLKAMEGALDALRARFGDDSIGKGLGLRGPQRNPSASSNPATSASSNPATSRKAAAAEDPDA encoded by the coding sequence TTGAGCGGGCGCGAGGCCTCATCGAGGCTGCCGACCCTGTGCCGGGACTGCCTGACCGATCACGGCGCCGACGAGCTTGCGCCGCGTCGCTGCAGCCATTGCGGCTCGCCACGCCTGCTGCGCCATCCGGAGCGCGATGCCTTGAGCCTCGCGCATATCGACTGCGATGCCTTCTATGCCGCGATCGAGAAGCGCGACGACCCGTCCTTGCTCGACAAGCCGCTGATCATCGGCGGCGCGAAGCGGGGCGTCGTCTCGACGGCCTGCTACATCGCCCGGACCTTCGGCGTGCGTTCGGCGATGCCGATGTTCAAGGCGCTGAAGGCCTGCCCCGACGCTGTCGTGGTCAAGCCGAACATGGCAAAATATGTCGCTGTCGGCCGGCAGGTGCGCCAGCTGATGCAGGAGCTGACGCCGTTGGTCGAACCGATCTCGATCGACGAAGCCTTTCTCGACCTGTCGGGGACGCAGCTTCTGCACCATGCCAGCCCGGCGTTGACGCTGGCGCGCTTTGCCAGGCGAATCGAAAACGAGATCGGGATCACGGTGTCGGTCGGACTGTCCTATGCCAAATTCCTGGCCAAGGTCGCCTCGGACATGGACAAGCCGCGCGGCTTCTCGATCATCGGGAGGGGCGAGGCCGTGACATTCCTCGCCGGGAAGCCGGTGAACCTCATTCCCGGGATTGGCCAGGCGACCGCGGCCAAGCTGGCAGAGGCAGGTTTCAGACTGATCGGCGATTTGCGCACGGCACAGCCGGAGGCGCTGTTTCGGCTGGCCGGCAAGGACGGGCCACGGCTGAGGAACCTCGCCAACGGCATCGATGCGCGCAAGGTCACGCCCGAACGCGAAACCAAGAGCGTCTCCAGCGAGACGACTCTCGATATCGATCTGTCGCGCTTCGAGGAGTTGGAGCCCGTGCTGTGGCGGCTTTGCGAGAAGACGTCGAAACGACTGAAAGCCCAGCAGCTTGCGGGCCGGACCATCACCCTGAAACTGAAGACGGCCGAGTTCCATTCGATCACGCGCGCGACGCGGCTGCCGGAGCCGACACAATTGGCCGGACGGCTGTTCGCGGCCGGGCGCGATCTGCTCCGGCGCGAATGCACCGGCCAGCGCTATCGCCTGATCGGCATCGGCGCGAGCGACTTCAGCGGACCCGAGGAGGCCGACCATGGCGATCTCGCCGATGTCGCGACGCCGCGGCTGAAGGCGATGGAAGGGGCGCTAGACGCGCTGCGCGCCCGCTTTGGAGACGACTCGATCGGCAAGGGCCTAGGCCTGCGCGGTCCGCAGCGCAATCCTTCTGCGTCAAGCAACCCTGCTACTTCTGCGTCAAGCAACCCTGCTACTTCGCGCAAGGCTGCTGCGGCAGAAGATCCAGACGCGTGA
- a CDS encoding DUF3572 domain-containing protein: protein MTVPDAERLALRALGFLASEPERLEPFLATTGLGPANLRAAAREPAFLGAVLEYLSSTESLLLEFSENLSVNPESVAQARMLLSGPPAGDMP from the coding sequence ATGACAGTACCCGACGCCGAAAGGCTGGCGTTGCGCGCGCTGGGCTTCCTGGCCTCCGAACCCGAGCGACTCGAGCCGTTTCTCGCGACGACGGGCCTTGGACCGGCCAATCTCAGGGCCGCAGCCAGGGAGCCGGCCTTCCTGGGCGCCGTACTGGAATACCTTTCCAGTACGGAATCACTTCTGCTCGAATTTTCAGAAAACTTAAGCGTGAATCCAGAAAGTGTCGCGCAGGCGCGAATGCTGCTGTCGGGCCCTCCTGCCGGCGACATGCCTTGA